Proteins from one Bradyrhizobium amphicarpaeae genomic window:
- a CDS encoding SMP-30/gluconolactonase/LRE family protein has product MNNRLACAAFVAALFATTSVSAETWEVTKLVQGSAFHGVHGLGIDKAGRLFAGSVAGAALYEVDISAGTAKVAIPSPVGMADDIAFAPDGTMAWTGFLTGDLYARKGDGPIKKLASGLPGINSLAFRKDGRLYATTVFLGDTLYEIDVEGVKPPRQIMEKMGGLNGFEFGPDDRLYGPLWFKGQVAKVDVDKAELTVVADGFKVPAAVNFDSRGNLWVVDTALGQLVRVDPKSGTKTTVAQLKPSLDNLAIDDKDRIYVSNMADNGIQEVDPATGQARQIIIGKLALPGGIGVTSDDGKDTIHIADVFAYRTVDGTTGEVTEKARMHADGTTLEYPMSATARGNDVVLSSWFTGTVQVIDGKTGATRDMLHGFKAPHDAIVLADGSILVAELGTKSLVKVSGEHGKDRTTVIGDLEGPVGLVRGKTDEVYLTEAFSGTVSRIDANGEKTVVAKELKMPEGIARAGDGTLIVAEVGAKRLIAIAPDSGTVTEIAANLPIGLPGTPGGLPSNIPTGVGVGANGVIYFSSDVENAIYKAVKK; this is encoded by the coding sequence ATGAACAACAGGCTCGCCTGCGCAGCATTCGTCGCAGCCCTTTTTGCCACCACGAGCGTATCGGCCGAGACCTGGGAGGTCACCAAGCTGGTCCAGGGCTCGGCATTCCATGGCGTGCACGGGCTCGGCATCGACAAGGCCGGGCGTCTGTTCGCCGGCAGCGTCGCCGGCGCGGCGCTCTACGAGGTCGACATATCCGCCGGTACCGCCAAGGTTGCAATCCCTTCTCCGGTCGGAATGGCCGACGACATCGCGTTCGCGCCCGACGGCACCATGGCCTGGACCGGATTCCTGACCGGCGATCTCTATGCGCGCAAGGGCGACGGCCCGATCAAGAAGCTCGCATCCGGCCTTCCCGGCATCAACTCGCTCGCCTTCCGCAAGGACGGCAGGCTCTACGCCACCACCGTTTTCCTCGGCGACACGCTCTACGAGATCGACGTCGAGGGCGTGAAGCCGCCGCGCCAGATCATGGAGAAGATGGGCGGCCTCAACGGCTTCGAATTCGGTCCCGACGACAGGCTTTACGGTCCGCTCTGGTTCAAGGGCCAGGTCGCAAAAGTCGACGTCGACAAGGCCGAGCTCACCGTCGTCGCCGACGGCTTCAAGGTCCCGGCCGCGGTGAACTTCGATTCCAGGGGCAATCTGTGGGTGGTCGACACCGCGCTCGGCCAGCTCGTCCGGGTCGATCCCAAATCAGGCACCAAGACCACGGTCGCGCAGCTGAAGCCGTCGCTGGACAATCTCGCCATCGACGACAAGGACCGCATCTACGTCTCCAACATGGCCGACAACGGCATCCAGGAAGTCGATCCGGCGACCGGCCAGGCCAGGCAGATCATCATCGGCAAGCTCGCGCTGCCCGGCGGCATCGGCGTCACGTCGGACGACGGCAAGGATACGATCCACATCGCCGACGTGTTCGCCTATCGCACGGTGGACGGTACGACCGGCGAGGTCACCGAGAAGGCGCGCATGCACGCCGACGGCACCACGCTCGAATATCCCATGAGCGCGACGGCGAGGGGCAACGACGTGGTGCTGTCGAGCTGGTTCACCGGCACGGTGCAGGTGATCGACGGCAAGACCGGCGCCACCCGCGACATGCTGCACGGCTTCAAGGCGCCGCACGACGCAATCGTGCTCGCCGACGGCAGCATCTTGGTCGCCGAGCTCGGCACCAAATCGCTGGTCAAGGTGAGCGGCGAGCACGGCAAGGACCGCACCACTGTGATCGGCGACCTCGAAGGCCCGGTCGGCCTCGTCCGCGGCAAGACCGACGAGGTCTACCTCACCGAGGCCTTTTCAGGCACCGTGTCCCGGATCGATGCCAATGGCGAAAAGACCGTGGTCGCCAAGGAGCTGAAGATGCCGGAGGGCATCGCGCGCGCTGGCGACGGCACGCTGATCGTGGCGGAAGTCGGCGCCAAGCGGCTGATCGCGATCGCGCCGGATAGCGGCACGGTCACCGAGATCGCGGCCAATCTCCCGATTGGGCTGCCGGGCACACCGGGTGGATTGCCGAGCAACATTCCGACGGGAGTGGGCGTCGGGGCGAATGGCGTGATCTACTTCTCGTCGGACGTGGAGAATGCGATCTATAAAGCGGTGAAGAAATAA
- a CDS encoding M23 family metallopeptidase: protein MNHRTSRGAYGRETGIIDLGHEPPLSVDGSEAAVIDRRRVSVQWFSGTILTGLCGAALIGGAVFASLDGEMTFAKVPERVEGALRGAFGAADRAATLHKSDRLPPPSESTASRNIVRVSTVARVGNRDVMRVRPFVRIAGNLSMTTSDLSAKIPPFNAQRLLTDVGSDPKAAAEDPNNPEAVEPDAEVSFVTKDLSAVLPKAKISAVVALDDILMRVRDAANWRGNGGVRYASLANAAADISGATGPSDIRSAYAAEASPSDPYAGFETRVVPENVTLLPKTKEQITGGNPNGERIHLVKKGDSVASVLRDLGANADEIKAITATLGPRGRDGGIKEGEKLRILMAPASPGARLQPYRVVVANETMVEAIAALSDLGKYVAVDVSSMNTVADAAASTSSEDDDDDDGSGVRLYQSIYETAMRNKVPMPVIDDMIKIYSYDVDFQRKVQPGDSFDVFYAGEDEGVTSSEKNDVLFASLTVGGETKRYYRYQSPDDGVVDYYDETGKSAKKFLVRKPVNNAIMRSGFGGRRHPILGYVKMHTGVDWATSYGTPIFSAGNGVIEKAQLEGGYGKYIRIKHNNGYETAYGHMSAFAKGMEPGKKVRQGQVIGFVGSTGQSTGPHVHYEILVNGRFVDPLRVKLPRGRSLEGTVLASFEKERDRLDSMMSGRGGAIARMSDATGGPLQVSNRQ from the coding sequence GTGAACCACAGGACATCACGCGGCGCTTACGGGCGTGAGACCGGGATCATCGATCTCGGCCACGAGCCGCCGCTGTCCGTCGACGGTTCCGAGGCCGCCGTGATCGATCGCCGCCGCGTTTCGGTGCAATGGTTCAGCGGGACAATCCTGACCGGACTCTGCGGCGCAGCCTTGATCGGCGGCGCCGTTTTCGCATCGCTCGACGGCGAGATGACCTTCGCCAAGGTGCCGGAGCGGGTCGAGGGCGCGCTGCGCGGCGCATTCGGCGCCGCCGATCGCGCCGCCACGCTGCACAAGAGCGACCGCCTGCCGCCACCGAGCGAATCCACCGCGTCCCGCAATATCGTGCGCGTCTCCACCGTCGCCCGCGTCGGCAACCGTGACGTGATGCGGGTGCGCCCCTTCGTGCGGATCGCCGGCAATCTGTCGATGACGACGAGCGACCTGTCGGCGAAGATCCCGCCGTTCAACGCCCAGCGCCTGCTCACCGATGTCGGCTCCGATCCGAAGGCGGCAGCGGAAGACCCGAACAATCCGGAAGCCGTCGAGCCCGACGCGGAAGTCTCCTTCGTCACCAAGGACCTGTCGGCGGTGCTGCCGAAGGCCAAGATTTCCGCCGTGGTCGCGCTCGACGACATCCTGATGCGGGTGCGCGACGCCGCCAACTGGCGCGGCAATGGCGGGGTGCGCTACGCCTCGCTCGCCAACGCCGCCGCCGACATCTCGGGCGCGACCGGCCCCTCCGACATCCGAAGCGCCTACGCCGCCGAAGCCTCGCCATCCGATCCCTATGCCGGCTTCGAGACCCGCGTGGTGCCGGAAAACGTGACGCTGCTGCCCAAGACCAAGGAGCAGATCACCGGCGGAAATCCCAACGGCGAACGCATCCATCTGGTCAAGAAGGGCGACAGCGTCGCCTCGGTGCTGCGCGATCTCGGCGCGAACGCCGACGAGATCAAGGCGATCACCGCGACGCTCGGCCCCCGCGGCCGCGACGGCGGCATCAAGGAAGGCGAGAAGCTCCGCATCCTGATGGCGCCGGCGAGCCCCGGCGCCCGCCTCCAGCCCTACCGTGTCGTCGTCGCCAACGAGACCATGGTCGAGGCGATCGCGGCGCTGTCCGATCTCGGCAAATACGTCGCGGTCGACGTCTCCAGCATGAATACCGTCGCCGACGCCGCTGCCAGCACCAGCAGCGAAGACGACGATGATGACGACGGCTCCGGCGTGAGGCTCTACCAGAGCATCTACGAGACCGCGATGCGCAACAAAGTGCCGATGCCCGTCATCGACGACATGATCAAGATCTACTCCTACGACGTGGATTTCCAGCGCAAGGTGCAGCCGGGCGATTCCTTCGACGTGTTCTACGCCGGCGAGGACGAGGGCGTGACGTCGAGCGAAAAGAACGACGTGCTGTTCGCCTCCCTCACCGTCGGCGGCGAGACCAAGCGATACTATCGCTACCAGAGCCCCGACGACGGCGTCGTCGACTACTATGACGAGACCGGCAAGAGCGCGAAGAAGTTCCTGGTCAGGAAGCCCGTCAACAACGCCATCATGCGCTCGGGCTTCGGCGGCCGCCGCCACCCGATCCTGGGCTATGTGAAGATGCACACCGGCGTCGACTGGGCCACCTCCTACGGCACACCGATCTTCTCTGCCGGCAATGGCGTGATCGAGAAGGCGCAACTCGAGGGCGGCTACGGCAAATACATCCGTATCAAGCACAACAACGGCTACGAGACCGCCTACGGCCACATGTCGGCCTTTGCCAAGGGCATGGAGCCCGGCAAGAAGGTGCGCCAGGGCCAAGTGATCGGCTTCGTCGGCTCGACCGGCCAATCGACGGGCCCGCACGTCCACTACGAAATCCTGGTCAACGGCCGCTTCGTCGATCCGCTGCGCGTGAAGCTGCCGCGCGGCCGCTCGCTGGAAGGCACCGTGCTGGCAAGCTTCGAGAAGGAGCGCGACCGGCTCGACAGCATGATGAGCGGCCGCGGCGGCGCGATCGCCCGCATGTCGGACGCAACTGGCGGCCCCTTGCAGGTCAGCAACCGGCAGTAG
- a CDS encoding TRAP transporter substrate-binding protein, with protein MERRKFLTAGGLGLAASAVAAPAIAQSMPEVKWRLTASWPKSLDTLYGGCEYFCKRVAEITDNRFQIQPFAAGEIVPGLQVLDAVSNGTVEMGNTALYYYWGKNPAFTFGTSLPFGLNTRQHISWLLWNGGQDLLNNLLKENNAIGIPTGSTGAQMGGWFRKEIKTIDDLKGLKFRVGGFAGTIIAKLGGVPQQIAAGDIYPALEKGTIDAAEWVGPYDDEKLGFVKVAKYYYYPGWWEGTGQGHNIMNLDKWNALPKHYQAAISAASLDTFTWVTGKYDSVNPPALKRLLAAGAILKPFPQEVLEACYGAANEIYADLAKTNPHFGKMYASLTAYRADSLAWMQVAELSFDSFMMRMRTRT; from the coding sequence ATGGAACGTCGTAAATTCCTGACGGCCGGCGGATTGGGCCTGGCCGCGAGTGCCGTTGCCGCGCCTGCCATCGCGCAGTCGATGCCTGAGGTGAAATGGCGGCTGACGGCGAGCTGGCCGAAATCACTGGATACGCTCTATGGCGGCTGCGAATATTTCTGCAAACGCGTCGCCGAGATCACCGACAATCGTTTCCAGATCCAGCCCTTTGCCGCCGGCGAGATCGTGCCGGGCCTGCAGGTGCTCGACGCCGTCTCGAACGGCACCGTCGAGATGGGCAACACCGCGCTCTATTACTATTGGGGCAAGAACCCGGCATTCACCTTCGGCACGTCGCTGCCGTTCGGACTCAACACGCGCCAGCACATTTCCTGGCTGTTGTGGAACGGCGGTCAGGATCTGCTCAACAATCTGCTGAAGGAGAATAATGCGATCGGAATTCCCACGGGCTCGACAGGCGCCCAGATGGGCGGCTGGTTCCGCAAGGAGATCAAGACCATCGACGATCTCAAGGGCCTGAAATTCAGGGTCGGCGGATTCGCCGGCACCATCATCGCGAAGCTCGGCGGCGTGCCGCAGCAGATCGCGGCCGGCGACATCTATCCTGCGCTGGAGAAGGGCACGATCGATGCGGCCGAATGGGTCGGCCCCTACGACGACGAGAAGCTCGGCTTCGTGAAGGTCGCGAAGTACTACTACTATCCAGGCTGGTGGGAGGGCACCGGCCAGGGCCACAACATCATGAATCTCGACAAATGGAATGCGCTGCCGAAACATTATCAGGCGGCGATTTCGGCGGCCTCGCTCGATACCTTCACTTGGGTGACGGGCAAATACGATTCGGTCAATCCGCCCGCACTCAAGCGGCTGCTCGCGGCCGGCGCGATCCTCAAGCCGTTCCCGCAGGAGGTGCTGGAAGCCTGCTACGGCGCGGCCAACGAGATCTACGCCGATCTCGCCAAGACCAATCCGCATTTCGGCAAGATGTACGCGAGCCTGACGGCTTACCGCGCCGATTCGCTCGCCTGGATGCAGGTGGCAGAACTCAGCTTCGACAGCTTCATGATGCGGATGCGGACGCGGACCTAG
- a CDS encoding NAD(P)H-dependent oxidoreductase — MNLFRLLQARASAGKPVRVALIGAGKFGSMFLAQVPHTPGLEVPVIVDIDRDRAREACRTVGWSAERIAATVFTDDGAHAIAGGAMDVVVEATGNPAVGIRHARAAIAAGKHIVMVNVEADVLAGPLLAEEARKAGVVYSLAYGDQPALTAEMVDWARATGFRVVAAGKGTKYLPAYHDVTPDGVWQHYGLTAGEAQSAGMNPQMFNSFLDGTKSAIEMAAIANACALDVPADGLLFPPCGVDDLPHIMRPRSHGGVLERPGVVEVVSSLERDGRPVFRDLRWGVYVVLEAPNDYAADCFRQYGLKTDGSGRYAAMYKPYHLIGLELNISVLSATLRGEPTGQPYGFRGDVAAVAKRNLRAGEMLDGEGGYTVWGKLVPASASLRAGALPIGLAHRVKLKHDIAHGAVVRWSDVEFDAGDETVKTRKAMESAFAAQH; from the coding sequence ATGAACCTCTTCCGCCTCCTCCAGGCCCGCGCGTCCGCCGGCAAGCCTGTCCGTGTCGCGCTGATCGGCGCCGGCAAGTTCGGCTCGATGTTTCTGGCGCAGGTGCCGCACACGCCCGGACTGGAGGTGCCTGTCATCGTGGACATCGACCGCGACCGCGCCCGCGAGGCCTGCCGCACCGTCGGCTGGAGCGCGGAGCGGATCGCCGCGACCGTCTTCACCGATGACGGCGCACACGCCATTGCCGGCGGCGCGATGGACGTGGTGGTGGAGGCGACCGGAAATCCCGCCGTCGGCATCAGGCATGCGCGCGCCGCGATCGCGGCGGGCAAGCATATCGTGATGGTGAATGTCGAAGCCGACGTGCTGGCAGGTCCGCTGCTCGCGGAGGAGGCGCGCAAGGCGGGCGTGGTCTATTCGCTCGCCTATGGCGACCAGCCGGCCCTGACCGCCGAAATGGTCGACTGGGCCCGCGCCACCGGCTTCCGCGTCGTCGCCGCCGGCAAGGGCACGAAATATCTGCCGGCCTATCACGACGTCACACCTGATGGCGTCTGGCAGCATTACGGCCTCACCGCGGGCGAGGCACAGTCGGCCGGCATGAATCCGCAGATGTTCAACTCCTTCCTCGACGGCACCAAATCCGCGATCGAGATGGCGGCGATCGCCAATGCCTGCGCGCTCGACGTGCCCGCGGACGGCCTGCTGTTTCCGCCCTGCGGGGTCGACGATCTGCCGCATATCATGCGGCCGCGTTCGCATGGCGGCGTGCTGGAGCGGCCCGGCGTGGTCGAGGTCGTCTCCTCGCTCGAACGCGACGGACGGCCGGTGTTTCGGGATCTGCGCTGGGGCGTCTATGTCGTGCTGGAAGCGCCGAACGACTACGCCGCCGACTGCTTCAGGCAATATGGCCTGAAGACCGACGGCAGCGGACGCTATGCCGCGATGTACAAGCCCTATCATCTGATCGGGCTCGAGCTGAACATCTCGGTGCTGTCGGCCACGCTGCGCGGCGAGCCGACCGGCCAGCCCTACGGCTTCCGCGGCGATGTCGCGGCGGTCGCCAAGCGCAATCTGCGCGCAGGCGAGATGCTGGACGGCGAAGGCGGCTACACCGTGTGGGGCAAGCTGGTACCGGCGTCCGCGAGCCTCAGGGCCGGCGCGCTGCCGATCGGCCTCGCACACCGCGTGAAGCTGAAGCATGACATCGCGCACGGCGCGGTGGTGCGCTGGAGCGATGTCGAGTTCGACGCCGGCGACGAGACGGTGAAAACCCGCAAGGCCATGGAGAGTGCGTTCGCAGCGCAGCATTGA
- a CDS encoding phytanoyl-CoA dioxygenase family protein: MRLSQEQLEFFHREGWLFLPELFSPEEVDFLAREAVGIYDANRPEVWREKSGAPRTAFAAHLYNEAFGLLGAHPRMIDPVEQLFGEPVYMHQFKINAKSAFTGDVWQWHQDYGTWKRDDGMPEPRAMNIAIFLDEVMPINGPLMLVPRSQNAGDLEASHDLATTSYPLWTLDEATVTRLVAQGGIVAPTGKPGGMLMFHGNLVHGSAGNITPYPRKIVYLTLNAVSNYIRTPTRPEYIAHRDFSPIRTVDDDALLRLARAPRQAAE; the protein is encoded by the coding sequence ATGAGACTGTCTCAGGAGCAATTGGAGTTCTTCCACCGCGAGGGCTGGCTGTTCCTGCCCGAGCTGTTCAGTCCGGAAGAGGTCGATTTCCTCGCGCGCGAGGCGGTCGGAATCTACGACGCCAACCGGCCCGAAGTCTGGCGCGAGAAGAGCGGCGCGCCGCGCACGGCGTTTGCCGCACATCTCTACAACGAGGCGTTCGGCCTGCTGGGCGCCCATCCGCGCATGATCGACCCGGTCGAGCAGCTGTTCGGCGAGCCGGTCTACATGCATCAATTCAAGATCAACGCGAAATCGGCCTTCACCGGCGACGTCTGGCAGTGGCACCAGGATTACGGCACCTGGAAACGCGACGACGGCATGCCGGAGCCGCGCGCGATGAACATCGCGATCTTCCTCGACGAAGTCATGCCGATCAACGGCCCCCTGATGCTGGTGCCGCGCAGCCAGAACGCCGGCGATCTCGAGGCCTCACACGATCTCGCTACCACCTCCTATCCGCTGTGGACGCTGGACGAGGCCACCGTGACGCGGCTGGTTGCGCAGGGCGGCATCGTGGCGCCAACCGGAAAGCCCGGCGGCATGCTGATGTTCCACGGCAATCTGGTGCACGGCTCGGCCGGAAACATCACGCCCTACCCGCGCAAGATCGTGTACCTGACGCTGAACGCGGTCTCGAACTACATCCGCACCCCCACGCGGCCGGAGTACATCGCGCACCGCGATTTCTCGCCGATCAGGACGGTGGACGACGATGCGCTGCTGCGGCTTGCCCGTGCACCGCGGCAGGCGGCGGAGTAA
- a CDS encoding GntR family transcriptional regulator: MIPLDPLPNLIDQVYARILEAISDRTLQPGQRIRQNELADKLGVSRQPVSHALHLLHRQGLVAESGKRGFEVTQLDPARIRQLYEVRGAIDALAARLAAARAGYDAAGRARLEAALAAGRRIDRNTTLAELIVLDVDFHRAIYQLAGNPAIEETIAPQWPHMRRSMATVLSELDYRGSAWAEHATIAGHILAGDVKAAEAAALAHAQTAGRMTEERLRATDEAAA; encoded by the coding sequence GTGATCCCCCTCGACCCGCTCCCGAACCTGATCGACCAGGTCTATGCCCGGATCCTGGAGGCGATCTCCGATCGCACGCTTCAGCCCGGCCAGCGCATCCGGCAGAACGAGCTGGCCGACAAGCTCGGCGTATCGCGCCAGCCTGTCTCGCATGCGCTGCATCTGCTTCACCGCCAGGGTCTGGTCGCCGAGAGCGGCAAGCGCGGCTTCGAGGTCACCCAGCTCGATCCCGCGCGCATCCGCCAACTCTACGAGGTCCGCGGCGCGATCGACGCGCTCGCCGCCCGGCTCGCGGCTGCACGCGCGGGATACGACGCAGCCGGCCGCGCGCGGCTGGAGGCGGCACTCGCCGCGGGCCGCCGCATCGACCGCAACACCACACTCGCAGAGCTGATCGTGCTCGACGTCGATTTTCACCGCGCGATCTATCAGCTCGCCGGAAATCCCGCGATCGAGGAAACCATCGCGCCGCAATGGCCGCATATGCGGCGCTCGATGGCGACGGTGCTGTCGGAGCTCGACTATCGCGGCAGCGCCTGGGCGGAGCATGCGACGATTGCCGGACACATTCTCGCGGGCGACGTGAAGGCGGCCGAAGCCGCCGCGCTGGCGCATGCGCAGACGGCGGGACGGATGACAGAGGAGAGATTGAGGGCGACGGACGAGGCGGCGGCGTAA
- a CDS encoding alpha/beta hydrolase, producing the protein MQSFRVNDYDMAYLEVGDGHPLVCVHGTLGDFRTWYSVLGPLSKRHRVISVSLRHFFPEHWDAVGDDYKMAQHVSDVIAFSEQVEPGPVDLMGHSRGGHIAFRVAQARPDLVRKLVLAEPGGDLDASLPVPDGTPSHPPLAARTARSVEMIRAGDIEGALQNFYEGIEGDGAWRRVPAAAKQQLRDNALTLLGQINEQRRPYTLADAQAIRTPTLLIGGGATTGSLSVMWRVLAEHITGSKTAVIPNAGHWMFEQAPLEFGERVNVFLAE; encoded by the coding sequence ATGCAGAGCTTTCGCGTCAACGATTACGACATGGCCTATCTCGAAGTCGGCGACGGCCATCCGCTGGTCTGCGTGCACGGCACGCTCGGCGACTTCCGCACCTGGTATTCGGTGCTCGGCCCGCTGTCGAAGCGCCATCGCGTGATCTCGGTCAGCCTGCGGCATTTCTTTCCGGAGCATTGGGACGCCGTCGGCGACGACTACAAGATGGCGCAGCACGTCTCCGACGTGATCGCCTTCAGCGAGCAGGTCGAACCCGGACCGGTCGACCTGATGGGGCATTCGCGCGGCGGGCACATCGCGTTTCGCGTGGCGCAGGCCCGGCCGGATCTGGTGCGGAAGCTGGTGCTGGCCGAGCCGGGCGGCGATCTCGATGCATCCCTGCCGGTGCCGGACGGCACGCCCTCGCATCCGCCGCTGGCGGCGCGCACCGCGCGATCGGTCGAGATGATCCGCGCCGGCGACATCGAGGGCGCGCTGCAGAATTTCTACGAGGGCATCGAGGGCGACGGCGCGTGGCGGCGCGTGCCCGCGGCGGCCAAGCAGCAACTGCGCGACAACGCGCTGACGTTGCTCGGCCAGATCAACGAGCAGCGCCGGCCCTACACGCTCGCGGACGCGCAGGCGATCCGTACCCCGACGCTGCTGATCGGCGGCGGCGCCACCACCGGCAGCCTGTCGGTGATGTGGCGCGTGCTGGCCGAGCACATCACGGGCAGCAAGACGGCGGTGATTCCGAACGCCGGGCACTGGATGTTCGAGCAGGCCCCGCTGGAATTCGGCGAGCGAGTGAACGTGTTTCTGGCGGAGTAG
- a CDS encoding alpha/beta fold hydrolase, giving the protein MQSLHVNGYDMPYLDVGEDSGRPPLVCVHGSLNDFRVWGCVLGPLSQRHRMIVPSLRHFFPAQWDGMGDTYSIAQHVSDVIAFIEKLDLGPVDLMGHSRGGHICFRVAQQRPDLLRRLILAEPGGELDASLDPDYAGGPSPLLARFTASAEKIAAGDVDGGLAVFVDTLEGAGTWPRLPALVKQNLRDNAYTLIGQVRDNRPPFSKADAEAIRMPTLFILGARTKGLLPKVLHALAAHVPYSKTATIPNATHPMFEQAPQKYSEVVLDFLAS; this is encoded by the coding sequence ATGCAAAGCCTCCACGTCAACGGTTACGACATGCCCTATCTCGACGTGGGCGAAGACAGCGGCCGGCCGCCACTGGTCTGCGTGCACGGCTCGCTCAACGACTTCCGCGTCTGGGGCTGCGTGCTCGGGCCGCTGTCGCAGCGGCACCGGATGATCGTTCCGAGCTTGCGGCACTTCTTCCCGGCACAATGGGACGGCATGGGCGATACCTACTCGATCGCCCAGCATGTCAGCGACGTCATCGCCTTCATCGAGAAGCTCGACCTCGGCCCGGTCGACCTGATGGGTCATTCCCGCGGCGGCCACATCTGCTTCCGCGTGGCACAGCAGCGGCCGGACCTGCTGCGGCGGCTGATCCTGGCCGAGCCCGGCGGTGAGCTCGACGCGAGTCTCGATCCTGACTATGCCGGCGGTCCCTCGCCCTTGCTGGCGCGCTTCACCGCCTCGGCCGAGAAGATCGCGGCCGGCGACGTCGACGGCGGCCTCGCCGTGTTCGTCGACACGCTGGAAGGCGCCGGCACCTGGCCGCGGCTGCCGGCGCTGGTGAAGCAGAATTTGCGCGACAATGCCTATACTCTGATCGGCCAGGTCCGCGACAACCGCCCGCCGTTCTCGAAGGCGGATGCGGAGGCGATCAGGATGCCGACGCTGTTCATCCTGGGGGCGCGGACCAAGGGCCTGCTGCCGAAGGTGCTGCATGCGCTCGCAGCCCATGTGCCTTACTCCAAGACGGCGACCATCCCGAACGCGACGCATCCGATGTTCGAGCAGGCGCCGCAGAAGTACTCCGAAGTCGTCCTGGATTTTCTGGCGAGCTGA
- a CDS encoding methylated-DNA--[protein]-cysteine S-methyltransferase — MTDQHFALFDTRIGLCAIAWGPRGINGTQLPMGGEQKIRTRISQRHADAVEAEPTTEVRQAIDRIVKLLAGEPDDLADIELDLDGVPAFNRGVYEIARAIPPGKTITYGDIAKQLGGVQLSRDVGQALGHNPCPIVVPCHRVLAAGNKPGGFSANGGVVTKLKMLEIEGALVNHTPSLFD; from the coding sequence ATGACCGACCAGCATTTTGCCCTGTTCGACACCAGGATCGGCCTTTGCGCCATCGCCTGGGGCCCGCGCGGCATCAACGGCACGCAATTGCCGATGGGCGGCGAGCAGAAGATCCGCACCCGCATCAGCCAGCGTCATGCTGACGCCGTCGAGGCCGAGCCGACCACCGAAGTGCGACAGGCGATCGACCGCATCGTCAAGCTGCTCGCGGGCGAGCCCGACGACCTCGCCGATATCGAGCTCGATCTCGACGGCGTGCCCGCGTTCAACCGCGGCGTCTACGAGATCGCCCGCGCGATCCCGCCCGGCAAGACCATCACCTATGGCGACATCGCCAAGCAACTCGGCGGCGTCCAGCTGTCGCGCGACGTCGGCCAGGCGCTCGGCCACAATCCTTGCCCGATCGTGGTGCCGTGCCACCGCGTGCTCGCCGCCGGCAACAAGCCAGGCGGCTTCTCGGCCAATGGCGGCGTGGTCACGAAGCTGAAGATGCTGGAAATCGAAGGCGCGCTGGTGAACCACACGCCGAGCCTGTTTGATTGA